A segment of the Candidatus Krumholzibacteriia bacterium genome:
TTGTTCGACCGGCTTCATGCCGAGGAGTTCGAGGATGCAGCCTCCGCGGGGCGTCCTACCACGAAAGCCGGATTCGCCCAGGGGCTGAAAGATCTGACCCTGGCCTTCCCGGACCTGAAGACGAAGGTCGAGGACCTCGTCCTCGACACGGCGACGAGCAAGATCGCAGTCCGCTGGTCGGCAGTGGGAACGAATCGAGCCCGCTACCTGGGTGTCGGCCCGACGCACAAGGCCACGCACATCACGGGCATCGAGGTGGTGGAGGTGCGAGGCACACAGATCGTCAGGCGCTGGGGTGAGTGGGACATCACGAAACACACCCACTCCTGACATGTCGTACTCCAAGCTGTTCGCCAGGGTCAGCCTCAATGTCGTCATCTTCGGCGTCTTGCTGTTCGCGCCCGCAGGGACTCTGGACTGGTGGCGTGCCTGGGTGATTCTCGCTGTGGTTCTCGTGGGAACCGTCGTCACCACGGCGAGCCTCCTTCGCATCAACAAGGGCCTGCTCGAGGAGCGCTTCAAACCACCCATCCAGCCAGGGCAGCCGCTCGCCGACAAGATCGTCGTGGTGCATCTGATCGCTGCCTTCGTCGGTTTGTTCGTCTTCATTCCCCTGGATGTGTTCCGATTGCATCTGCTGCCGAAACCAGGAGCCATCGTCTCGCACGTGGGGCTCGGGCTCTTTGTCGCGGGCTGGTGGTTGATGAGCTTGGCTCTGACGGAGAACGCCTTCGCTGCGCCAGTGGTCAGGCATCAAGAGGAAAGACACCAGCGGGTGATCGATACCGGAGTGTACAGCGTGGTGCGGCACCCGATGTACGCAGGGGCCGTCCCCCTGCTGGTGGGCACGCCGCTATGGCTGGAGTCTTACGCTGCTGCTGTACTGGCGCTCGTTCCCATCGGCATCCTCGCGCTGAGGATCCAAGTCGAGGAACGGTTCTTGAGGCGTGAACTGCAGGGCTACGCTGCCTACACGGAGAGGGTCCGATACAAGCTGATCCCATTCCTCTGGTAGCCACGGAAGTTCAGCCCCTCTTTCTCCCCTTTCTGTTCCAGCGCCGGGTTCGACCCGGGAAAACCGCCGCTTTGCCGACAACCTGTCGATTTATCGACAAGCGTAGCCCCATGGCCAGAGCGCGCGCGCCCCCTCGTCTCCCCCGGTCAAATGCTGCGAATGCACGGGCTTGAATGCGGCCATCGACTCCTCATCGGACCCGGCACGTCTCTTGAGTTGCTGTGCCCTCCGAGAGGAGAACGCGATGTCCCAGGCCAACGTCGAACGAGTGATCGGGCAGCTGCTGACCGACGAGGCGTTCCGCCACCGCTTCGCGGACGACCCCCAGGCGGCGCTGCAGGATCTCGCCCAGCGCGGCGTCGAACTGAACGCCTGTGAGCAGCAGGCCCTGCTCCGCATGGATCCGCGCGTCCTCTCCCGCTGCGCCCAAGCCATCGACCCGCGCCTGCAGAAGACCGACCTCCGTGGAGGAGCGCGATGAGATCCCGGCGAGTCTCCCCATTGCTCGCTTTCGCGCTCCTTCCCGCCTTCGCCAGCGCCGGCACGGCGACGAGCGCCGGGGCGCGCGCTCTCACCCTCGACGAGGCAGTCGACCTCGCCCTGGAGAAGAACGAAGGGATCCTGATCGAGCGGCAGTCCCTGGCCGCGGCGGACGCCGGCGTGATGGGGGCGAAAGGCGCCTACGATCCGCTCTTCGTGATCGCCGGTGGCTGGCGTCGAGCCACGGAGCCGGTGAACTCCGCCTTTTCCGGCGCTCCCGCGGACGCACTGGCTCCCACCATCGAGGTGGCCGAAGCGCGCGCCGCCTTCCAACAACTCCTACCGACGGGGGGTCGAATCACCCTTCGCGCCAGCACCTCGCGCGGTACGAGCGACGGTACCTTCGATCTCCTTTCGCCCGCCTACGGCACCCAGGCCGGCGTGGAGCTGCGGCAACCACTCCTGCGCGGCCT
Coding sequences within it:
- a CDS encoding ester cyclase, whose amino-acid sequence is MTERETLTRLAEQWISLWTVPVDWALFDRLHAEEFEDAASAGRPTTKAGFAQGLKDLTLAFPDLKTKVEDLVLDTATSKIAVRWSAVGTNRARYLGVGPTHKATHITGIEVVEVRGTQIVRRWGEWDITKHTHS
- a CDS encoding isoprenylcysteine carboxylmethyltransferase family protein, coding for MSYSKLFARVSLNVVIFGVLLFAPAGTLDWWRAWVILAVVLVGTVVTTASLLRINKGLLEERFKPPIQPGQPLADKIVVVHLIAAFVGLFVFIPLDVFRLHLLPKPGAIVSHVGLGLFVAGWWLMSLALTENAFAAPVVRHQEERHQRVIDTGVYSVVRHPMYAGAVPLLVGTPLWLESYAAAVLALVPIGILALRIQVEERFLRRELQGYAAYTERVRYKLIPFLW
- a CDS encoding Os1348 family NHLP clan protein; the protein is MSQANVERVIGQLLTDEAFRHRFADDPQAALQDLAQRGVELNACEQQALLRMDPRVLSRCAQAIDPRLQKTDLRGGAR